Genomic DNA from Chaetodon trifascialis isolate fChaTrf1 chromosome 19, fChaTrf1.hap1, whole genome shotgun sequence:
GGTTTCACTCGTGCTAGTCAGAGTCTCTTCACACTCTGTTGGACATGAATTCAAAATGTatagctgcagctttttttagACTTGAAATGTGCACAGTCAGATCCCTGAGAAATGGATGCTCTAAGTCGTGCCgtggaaatgagctgcagggtgaccttccttctcctccacagcaTGGCCAATGCTTCAGTGCTGCCGGGcgagctgcagagggagaacaCTGAGGATGTCCTGCAAGGAGAGCGCCTCAGTGATGCTGACAACTGCCCCCCCATCCCTACGCCGACCACCCCTGGTGGAGATGTATGGGAAGAGATGGACCGCAACCGAAACCATAAACATGCCCAGCCATTGATCAGGAAGGTCGGTGCAATGTAGTTTAGTGTAAACGCTCAGTAGAATGTTCTTACATTCCTCTTGGTGGACTCGGTGGTCCTTTTCCACcgagtccaccatgttgcaccaccatgtttctacagtagtccagaatggacaaaccaaactctgGCTCTTGAGAGGACCAGTGTGGgtcatgttttttccatttttattggCCACAGTAGGTTCTCCTACACATTTGgtagaggaggatgagggaagGAGCGTTGAGTTGGTTGAAATCTGCAACCGCACCAcaagatgccactaaatcctacacattgGTCCTTTGAATGTCTTGCATAGCTCTCAGGGGACACATAAGCAATATTTCAGGTTTTGAGCCTTCTTGTGATCCGTTGTCCTCAGGTGGTGAGCGAGGATGAACACAGTCAGAACCAGGGGAACCAGAGCCCCAACACTGGCTCCATGCAGAGTTCTCCTCGACGGGTGCGATCAGAGACCATGTTCTTGGATCGTGCTGCGCCGCTGCTCCGGAGGATGAGACATAGTCAGAGCTTGGCATTTGAAAAGAGGCTCGCACCTGAACCCAAGCCCACCATTGAACGCTTCCTTGAGGCCTAGTTAGTACTCAGGACACACCAAATTACAAAatatacacatttttattttggggaaacagacagaaactcACCATAACATGTACAATGTGTCATTTCAGCTTGGGCAAACAGCGTCCTGTCCTTTCTCAAGTTGGGGAGAAATCCATTCCTGAGAGGGGATCTGGGCAGCAGACGCCCTCTTGCAATGAGGAACACTCTGGCACAGCAACCCCTGACCCAGAGGAGGGTGCAGCAAGCAGTGGATTTGTGGCAGTAAACCTCAGTCCTGTCCCCCAGGAGGGAGACTCTCAGGAGTGGGTGATGCTGGAGCTAGAGCAAGGCAACGGTTCTGGGGCCACCAAGCCTCCAGGTGAGGCCCCACATGAGGACAAGCCTGGCACTCGCACAGCTGCCGAGAGTGAGAACCAGTCCTCTGAGCCGCAAGATGGCCAGTCCACTGCAGTGCCGAGCAGTCCTGTCCTGTCGCAGATGTCCATGCCGGGTACGTGGTTACTGGGCCACAGGAGACTGCCGGGGATGCTGGGACAGATGCCGTCAGTCATTATGGGAAGACCCCAGATGGATCAGGTATTGGTGACCAAACATTTTGTTGTGTATGAACAGAAAGCATCATTGTGAAATGAAACTAATGAAATTTGTTGTGTGCTAGTTGAGGAAACAATCCCAGTTCAAGGTCTTCTTACTTGCTTGTTCAGGAGCTTTTACCAGGGTCTTCATCTGCAGATTGCATTCAAGTTTATAATCATCTGAATAGAAACCACAGGAATCTATAAAGTGACAATCATTTACTGAGGCAGATCATGCGTGAATGCAGTGTATTATATGgaatttttcaaatattttgtgtctttggaaaaaaaaaaagtccctctaacaataaataaacttttCTCAGTCCTCTAGCTGTGCACCACAGTCCCCAGTCCAGGAGAGGAGTGATGCAATACCACTAGAGGCACCATCTGATAAATCTGACCAAGTCCCAGAGGAAGTCTTcaaagatggagggaggttgGAGTTAGCTCCAGTGCCAAGCTCAGCCAAAGGCCCCACTGCTCATCTGACAAACGACAGAGACCCAGAGAGTGATTCTGGCCTGCCCGACCGCTCCTCAGAGCCCAATCAGCAGCCTCAAGCTGACCCAGCAGGATGCGCTGTGGAGAGCAccgtctcctcctccccacCCCCAGCTCTGCTCAGGCGCAGAGACTCTCCCTTGTCCCCAAGACTGAGTCGAATCCCAGTGCGGGACCCCACCGGCCCCTTGGACTCTCCGAGCAGGGAGCTCAACTTGGAGAGGCGTCACCGCTGGAGCAGCCCGGTCCCCGGCTCCCCCACCCACTcaccctctccatctctgtcctgtGACAACCTGCCCTGCGCTTTGCCAAGGGACAGACCCTCCTCAGAGCGAGGCTCCAGGTCCGACTGTGTAGGAGAagaccctctctctctgtcctcctcatcagGTAGTAAAAGTAAGATCCCACGACCTGTGAGCACCAGCTTTATACCCGAGCAACTCACAAGCAAGTTTCTGCCTCGACCACCTCCTGGGAAACCACCCATCCGCCCGTGTGTGGACAACAGGTATGACTGTGGGAATGGTGGGCTCCACCACCATCAAttgatttcatgaaaatcttAAGAATCACAACTTTAATTTGTAGAGGAGGAAGAATCATCTGACAAACAGGGTTTTTTCTTGTCTCCAGGCGACGGCGGTTGAGAGTGCGAGCCAGCAGCACTAGCGACGCAGACTTCCTGGCCAGTCTGACTCAGCTGATGCAGGACCGCAGTGGGGTGCTCTTcagccctcctcctcgcccccgcagctcctcctcctcccttcagcGCTCGCTAAGCTCCTCCCCCTCCCGCCAGGAGCTCCGCGAGGCCGGGGGAATGCAGGGACGCAGCCGCTCTCCATCCAGCTTCCCCGGCTCCCCTCCTGCTCGGCACGCTCACCCACAAGACAGGTCCGGACCCGGCCAGTGGGGCCACAGCACCAGAGGAAGGGGCCTGATCCATGAGGGCAAAGGCTTCGGCAAAGTGAATCGATGACTGTAACTGACACAAGTGACTGATCCGGATGGTGCAACTGTAGCGAGAGGCTATCTCACATCCAGTCCCTGATAGCATGTGTAAATATGATATTTACCCAAGggaatgtactgtatgtaatgtaaaatgtaaaaaaaaactatttatttatttattcatttgttggATGTGTCTCTCAAAATACTTGACAATGTGGCTTGATACCTGCAGTTGAAACAAGAAGGTTGAGAAAACCTTAAGATTGCCAACTCTTTACCTCTCATTTCACTCCATATAGGCCTAATATGAGACCAAAAAGATAATGTTTAATACTTGAGGGATGTAAAAATGACGCTAATTGTAGATATGTACCATTAAGAAAATGGAATACACTAATAGAAACCATGCACTCGCGTTAAGAACACTAATAGTAAATGACACCACATGCAGTATACCAACATCAGCATTCATGCACAGAACCAGGGCATGCAGCCGCATATTGACCTCACTCCTGTAAAACAACTAGATTAATTATTATATGTAACAACGACATGCTAATTTGGCATATCACAGTGTAGTAGTGTGCTTTTACTTTGCGGGGAAATATTTGTCATGCAAAAAGCATCAGCATATTAGAATGTACATGTAGACGCACTCATACTTAAGTATTGTAAAAGTGCATGAGTATCATTGcaaatgtttctttgttttttttttattcatttgtacaATCCGCTAAGacatctgtatttttattgaaCTGCTTCTGATCGAAATACATCATAATGTAGACCAGCAGCAAcgatgtgtatttttatttcatgcaCCGAGTAGATGGTAAAGGAAGAAAACTGATATAAATGGAACCTTTTCATCATGTCTCGTTGATGCATTTCATTCTTAATCACagtttaaatatatatatatattaaagtCAATAAATTCAATCAATGCCAAATCTCAAATATGTTATTTCCTGGCTACACATGCTGTAGTTTTCATTGTGATTAAAGGGTCACTACCTAAATTTCCTCACTATTTCCTCATTCATGCCTCGCCATGCAGACAATTTTAGTTTTAGTCGCTCAAGTTTTAAGTTGTCTCAAAGTTATCAACATGGTTGAATTTGTTTTGTGGCATTCAGACCAAAGAAAACTCAGATTTTAGGGTCCCAGTTACTCTGAGTAATCCACAGCTATTGGCTGTGAACAAGTCTTATTAGAACTACTTTCTACAGAAGAAATAGTCCCCAGCTTAGCAGCACTCTCAGTCATCAGATATACGGGAAAAGACAGTTCAACCTTGACTGAACATGCTCAAGTGATGAATTGGGGGATTTCATACACTCAAACTCAATACACCAACTCAGACTGCAACATGTCCCCTGAGAACAGCCGGTTGTCAAATTCTGtccaagcagctgttttctaaGACGGATGTCCCCGTAAGCACAAGAGAGACTGCTGAGGAGCTGGTGACTGAACGGAGGGGGTGGTCCCAGATGACAACCACAATGAAATGAAGCCTCCACCATCTGTGGAACAGTATGTAGCCACAAGTTTAGCAGCTGTAATTGACAGGAAGTTCATGAACACATCGACACGGGCAAAGATGTCT
This window encodes:
- the ttbk2b gene encoding tau-tubulin kinase 2b, whose protein sequence is MSGAGEHTDILSVEDVVRDRWKVARKIGGGGFGEIYEVLDQLSKATVALKVESAQQSKQVLKMEVAVLKKLQGKDHVCRFVGCGRNDRFNYVVMELQGRNLADLRRTMTRGTFSVSTTLRLGKQILEAIESIHSVGFLHRDIKPSNFAMGRLASTCRCCYMLDFGLARQFTNSSQEVRPPRPVAGFRGTVRYASVNAHKNKEMGRHDDLWSLFYMLVEFMVGQLPWRKIKDKEQVGNLKETYDHRLMLKHLPSEFSTFLDHILTLDYFTKPDYQLLMSVFENAMKSHNVLENDPYDWEKCDSEDMLTITAAATTAQQLTRLTPAYLGMANASVLPGELQRENTEDVLQGERLSDADNCPPIPTPTTPGGDVWEEMDRNRNHKHAQPLIRKVVSEDEHSQNQGNQSPNTGSMQSSPRRVRSETMFLDRAAPLLRRMRHSQSLAFEKRLAPEPKPTIERFLEAYLGKQRPVLSQVGEKSIPERGSGQQTPSCNEEHSGTATPDPEEGAASSGFVAVNLSPVPQEGDSQEWVMLELEQGNGSGATKPPGEAPHEDKPGTRTAAESENQSSEPQDGQSTAVPSSPVLSQMSMPGTWLLGHRRLPGMLGQMPSVIMGRPQMDQSSSCAPQSPVQERSDAIPLEAPSDKSDQVPEEVFKDGGRLELAPVPSSAKGPTAHLTNDRDPESDSGLPDRSSEPNQQPQADPAGCAVESTVSSSPPPALLRRRDSPLSPRLSRIPVRDPTGPLDSPSRELNLERRHRWSSPVPGSPTHSPSPSLSCDNLPCALPRDRPSSERGSRSDCVGEDPLSLSSSSGSKSKIPRPVSTSFIPEQLTSKFLPRPPPGKPPIRPCVDNRRRRLRVRASSTSDADFLASLTQLMQDRSGVLFSPPPRPRSSSSSLQRSLSSSPSRQELREAGGMQGRSRSPSSFPGSPPARHAHPQDRSGPGQWGHSTRGRGLIHEGKGFGKVNR